The following coding sequences are from one Gemmatimonadales bacterium window:
- a CDS encoding GNAT family N-acetyltransferase, translating into MNPTPVVLYGEHARLEPLDHDHADQLLEAGADDSIWRYLPTPRPRDREAMLAIIDRAWRAAADRSEVPFAIVDALTDRAVGSTRFLEIRHGDRALEIGWTWLGLAAQRTAINTECKYLLLRHAFEELGALRIQFKTDGRNLQSQQAIERIGGVREGVLRHHGLRWDGVYRDTVYYSILATEWPDAKAKLEARLGR; encoded by the coding sequence ATGAACCCGACGCCCGTGGTGCTCTACGGCGAGCATGCCCGCCTCGAGCCGCTCGACCACGATCACGCCGACCAGCTGCTCGAGGCCGGCGCCGACGATTCCATCTGGCGTTACCTGCCGACGCCTCGACCGCGGGATCGCGAGGCGATGCTTGCGATCATCGATCGGGCCTGGCGCGCTGCTGCGGACCGGAGTGAAGTGCCTTTTGCCATCGTCGATGCCCTGACCGACCGCGCGGTCGGGTCGACTCGGTTCCTGGAAATCCGCCACGGCGATCGGGCGCTCGAGATTGGCTGGACCTGGTTGGGTCTTGCCGCGCAGCGGACCGCGATCAATACGGAGTGCAAGTACCTCTTGCTTCGGCATGCCTTCGAGGAACTCGGGGCGCTCAGGATCCAGTTCAAGACCGACGGCCGCAACCTGCAGTCCCAGCAGGCCATCGAGCGGATCGGTGGGGTTCGCGAAGGGGTGCTGCGTCACCACGGTTTGCGGTGGGACGGCGTCTATCGGGATACCGTCTACTACAGCATCCTGGCCACCGAGTGGCCCGATGCCAAGGCAAAGTTGGAGGCGAGGCTTGGTCGTTGA